In Leptospiraceae bacterium, a genomic segment contains:
- a CDS encoding DEAD/DEAH box helicase, which produces MDVNTDKIETIFSGEFMKSWKDYETRPEQVEMAKKVDECLRTSKHLLVEAGTGVGKSLAYLVPALLFSLKEGVPVVISTETRALQQQILNKDIPLLSKILNQPVQAELALGSNNYLCKRRYEQVTSNGNFGIEMENHLREFYDWEDRTETGIRWEYNGFASEEFWGKVTRDPENCLGRKCPNFPHSYYFLEKEKWKKANILVVNHYLLSSHIAGNFKLLPEFSYIIIDEAHSFPEVAGKAFAGKASYSDFTRLFQYISGKDKKASLAYKLFSEALRDKILRLLEETSDKVGQFYQKLKVEFPFLYNASRIKEKPVLDGGELELSLENFVKVLQNTLDSYDANTQILEEQEVILGLDMCIKRFTELHSLIFNFRMMENPNYVFWLEPPSSQDKNNFYSLCTGLISPKDFIQKEFFPRMSSIIFTSATLSSGAGNFNFFCSSVGFQDFESLILESPFPYPENALLYIPKNLHDPGKESEEYHEDLKKLIPMLLKLSGGNAFVLFTSNSSLRNVYEGIVDELEYPVFSQLELGPKKAKEAFLDTPNSVLFGVSTFWQGIDVKGDKLRSVIITRLPFQPPGEPVLEARIELRKQENGNPFQEIQLPHAILSLKQGFGRLIRSKTDTGVVSILDPRIKTKFYGKTILSALPSAKRIFSFKELKKEFENLPKYK; this is translated from the coding sequence TTGGACGTAAATACTGATAAAATAGAAACCATTTTTTCGGGTGAGTTTATGAAGTCCTGGAAGGACTATGAAACAAGGCCCGAACAGGTAGAAATGGCAAAGAAAGTGGATGAGTGTTTGCGGACTTCCAAACATCTCCTGGTCGAAGCCGGGACCGGTGTGGGAAAGTCTCTGGCTTATCTTGTCCCGGCTCTATTGTTTTCCTTGAAAGAAGGGGTGCCGGTTGTCATTTCTACCGAAACGAGGGCTCTGCAACAACAGATTTTAAACAAGGATATTCCCCTTCTTTCTAAAATTCTTAACCAACCCGTTCAGGCAGAGTTAGCCCTCGGATCCAATAATTACCTCTGCAAGCGTCGTTATGAGCAGGTTACTTCGAATGGAAATTTCGGAATCGAGATGGAAAATCATCTCAGAGAGTTCTATGACTGGGAAGACAGGACGGAGACGGGTATTCGCTGGGAATACAATGGTTTCGCCTCGGAAGAATTCTGGGGAAAGGTTACACGCGACCCGGAGAATTGTCTCGGCCGGAAGTGTCCGAATTTTCCTCATTCCTATTACTTTTTAGAGAAAGAAAAATGGAAAAAGGCGAATATCCTCGTTGTGAATCATTATTTATTATCCAGTCACATTGCCGGTAACTTTAAGCTTTTACCCGAATTTTCATACATCATTATCGATGAGGCCCATTCTTTTCCGGAGGTAGCCGGGAAAGCTTTTGCCGGGAAAGCCTCCTACAGTGATTTTACCCGCCTGTTTCAGTATATCAGTGGTAAAGATAAAAAAGCTTCTCTTGCCTATAAGCTCTTTTCGGAAGCCCTGAGAGACAAAATTTTGCGTCTTCTGGAAGAAACCTCGGATAAGGTCGGACAATTTTACCAGAAGTTGAAAGTGGAATTTCCTTTTCTGTATAATGCCAGTCGCATCAAAGAGAAACCCGTTCTGGATGGAGGAGAGCTGGAACTTTCTCTCGAAAACTTTGTGAAAGTTTTGCAGAACACCCTTGATTCTTATGATGCAAACACACAGATTCTGGAAGAGCAGGAAGTGATATTGGGTCTGGATATGTGTATCAAGCGGTTTACGGAACTCCATTCTCTGATTTTCAACTTCCGAATGATGGAAAACCCGAATTATGTATTCTGGCTGGAACCTCCTTCTTCTCAGGATAAGAATAATTTTTATAGCCTCTGTACCGGCTTAATCAGTCCGAAAGATTTTATCCAAAAAGAGTTTTTTCCGAGGATGAGTTCCATTATTTTTACCTCGGCAACCCTGAGTTCGGGTGCAGGGAATTTTAATTTCTTTTGTTCCAGTGTGGGTTTTCAGGATTTTGAAAGCCTTATCCTCGAATCTCCGTTTCCCTATCCGGAAAATGCTCTTCTGTATATTCCGAAAAATCTGCACGATCCGGGTAAGGAGAGTGAAGAATACCATGAGGATTTAAAAAAGCTCATTCCTATGCTCCTGAAGCTCAGCGGGGGGAATGCCTTTGTTTTGTTTACTTCGAATAGCTCTCTTAGAAACGTCTACGAAGGAATTGTAGATGAGCTGGAATACCCGGTTTTTTCCCAGTTAGAACTCGGACCCAAGAAAGCTAAAGAAGCCTTTTTGGATACTCCGAACAGTGTGCTTTTTGGAGTTTCTACTTTCTGGCAGGGCATTGATGTAAAGGGGGATAAGCTTCGCTCGGTTATTATCACCCGTCTTCCCTTTCAACCTCCCGGCGAACCTGTTTTGGAAGCCCGAATTGAACTACGTAAGCAGGAAAATGGGAACCCCTTTCAAGAGATTCAGCTTCCTCATGCTATTTTAAGTCTCAAACAGGGTTTTGGTCGTTTGATTCGCTCAAAAACCGATACCGGGGTCGTTTCCATTCTGGATCCCCGGATTAAGACAAAGTTCTACGGAAAAACTATTCTTTCTGCCCTGCCTTCCGCAAAACGGATCTTTTCTTTCAAAGAATTAAAAAAAGAGTTTGAAAACTTGCCGAAATATAAGTGA
- a CDS encoding methyl-accepting chemotaxis protein, with product MKDTKKFFTIFALKCDSYIDAIVVPLGIGFVIIGGDYTITQSLWLIASATFFALLISVIFNIIRFRMLETINKNLNSEGEKLYKLKLQILNFPRKEVWLNTIRWTCGLTIVYLFLITFADLSTFQRLAFLPNYLLLLPVTNCIIYFTVENLMSFYLKDERIAAIQIRTEDYKEFPLYQRTLYSIISIILIPIIILGFLFYTTAKGGIVVHQNPGISISAVLLMSTVTIGILVKELFENINNGLRQLSKAMNSLKKGDLIFSNLPLLGKSEIGTMTLNLSDFKESLQETIKTIQTMSDELSISSRDMAGTADSISSQSQEIASSVKEITEQLENISLSNNKIYDINAYQHNRTKILIENFNKLNQIVNQEEEEMEKAVEANKILDNSVIAVQKKIKETIEWMQEAVKDADVMLDHTRLINDISERTNLLSLNASIEAARAGEFGKGFSVVADEIGKLADQSTENVKTILTIVKKTNKSMNESFKSLNLGINNIENIFTGLSTFGESVKQVAKLTTENFTTNAELQKDSVHFLQRANDIMYSMEEQKKSVNEISDSVGVINNSARRFSDNSKDLISISESIAESAVKLNHAIRFFKL from the coding sequence ATGAAAGACACGAAAAAATTTTTTACAATTTTTGCCCTCAAATGTGATAGTTATATAGATGCAATCGTAGTTCCCCTCGGAATCGGTTTTGTAATTATAGGGGGAGACTACACAATAACCCAATCTCTCTGGTTAATCGCGAGTGCCACATTCTTTGCCTTACTTATATCTGTCATATTCAATATTATTCGATTTCGTATGCTGGAAACAATTAATAAAAATCTAAATTCAGAGGGTGAAAAACTCTATAAGCTCAAACTTCAAATATTAAATTTTCCACGAAAAGAAGTTTGGCTAAATACGATAAGGTGGACCTGCGGACTCACTATAGTTTATCTTTTTTTAATTACTTTTGCAGATCTTTCAACATTCCAGAGACTTGCCTTTTTACCCAATTACCTGTTATTATTGCCCGTAACAAATTGTATTATCTATTTTACAGTTGAAAACCTGATGTCCTTTTACCTGAAAGATGAACGAATTGCTGCTATACAAATTAGGACTGAAGATTATAAAGAATTTCCCCTATATCAACGTACACTTTACTCCATAATATCAATTATTTTAATTCCTATCATTATTCTTGGGTTTCTATTTTATACGACAGCAAAGGGAGGTATTGTAGTTCATCAAAATCCCGGAATTTCAATTTCCGCAGTTCTGTTAATGTCAACTGTAACTATAGGAATCTTAGTTAAAGAACTATTTGAAAATATCAATAATGGCTTACGGCAACTTTCTAAAGCCATGAATTCTTTAAAAAAAGGAGACCTTATCTTTTCCAACCTGCCCCTATTAGGAAAAAGTGAAATTGGAACTATGACTCTTAATCTTTCCGATTTTAAGGAGTCCTTACAGGAAACAATTAAAACTATTCAGACCATGTCAGACGAATTAAGTATTTCATCCAGAGATATGGCCGGTACAGCTGACTCCATATCCTCTCAAAGTCAGGAAATAGCCAGTTCCGTAAAAGAAATAACCGAACAATTAGAAAATATTTCATTAAGCAACAATAAAATATATGATATAAATGCCTATCAGCATAACAGAACGAAAATTCTCATCGAAAACTTCAATAAGCTAAACCAGATTGTAAATCAGGAAGAAGAAGAAATGGAAAAGGCTGTAGAAGCAAACAAAATATTGGATAATAGTGTTATAGCTGTACAGAAGAAAATAAAAGAAACCATTGAATGGATGCAAGAAGCTGTTAAAGATGCTGATGTAATGTTAGATCACACAAGACTGATAAATGATATATCCGAAAGGACGAATCTTTTAAGTCTCAATGCCAGTATTGAAGCTGCCAGGGCTGGAGAGTTCGGAAAGGGCTTTTCTGTTGTAGCCGATGAAATAGGAAAATTGGCTGATCAATCCACTGAAAATGTAAAGACCATATTAACCATTGTGAAGAAAACTAATAAAAGTATGAATGAATCCTTCAAGTCCTTAAATCTCGGTATAAATAATATTGAAAACATCTTTACAGGTCTTTCTACTTTTGGAGAATCCGTGAAACAGGTGGCCAAATTAACAACTGAAAATTTCACAACCAACGCAGAACTTCAGAAAGATTCGGTACATTTTCTTCAAAGAGCTAATGATATTATGTACTCAATGGAAGAGCAGAAAAAGTCAGTAAATGAAATCTCCGATTCTGTTGGAGTAATTAATAATTCAGCCCGACGTTTTTCCGACAATAGCAAGGATTTAATCAGTATATCAGAATCAATTGCTGAATCTGCGGTGAAGTTAAATCATGCAATTAGATTTTTTAAACTATAA
- a CDS encoding N-acetyl-gamma-glutamyl-phosphate reductase — translation MKKITIIGGAGLTGKELIYLLNFHEGVELDHISSDKVKGKKISEVFPGLRVKKDLVFEDHTAEIPKDSLVVLAVPNQASMDLTETYLQKGHKLIDLSGVFRLHDKEKFETFYKMKHSAFSLMEKVVFGLPEIFRDKIKNADFVSNPGCYSTSAILPLFGLSHLREAIQFISIDAKSGVSGAGGRVEDAGFSFNSVYENFRAYKILSHQHTPEIQEYAQFGLKADLPEIVFTPHLLPVYRGILSTIVVYFSKEVSEEEVHRAYSKLMNEKFVRYYKRPEDIQLANIQNTNYLDFSFQLKGKVLVIVSALDNLVKGAAGQALQNINLMLGMDETRGLL, via the coding sequence ATGAAAAAGATAACAATAATCGGTGGAGCCGGCCTAACCGGTAAAGAATTAATCTATTTACTCAATTTCCATGAGGGAGTTGAGCTGGACCATATTAGTAGTGATAAAGTAAAAGGAAAGAAGATATCAGAGGTTTTTCCGGGTCTAAGAGTGAAAAAGGATCTGGTATTTGAAGACCATACGGCTGAAATTCCAAAAGATTCTCTTGTTGTGCTGGCAGTTCCTAACCAGGCTTCTATGGATTTGACAGAAACTTATCTACAAAAGGGACATAAGTTAATTGATCTTTCGGGAGTTTTTCGCCTGCATGATAAAGAAAAATTCGAAACCTTTTATAAGATGAAGCATTCGGCTTTTTCCCTGATGGAAAAGGTAGTTTTTGGTTTACCGGAAATTTTTCGGGATAAAATAAAGAATGCAGATTTTGTATCCAATCCGGGTTGTTATTCTACTTCCGCAATTTTACCTCTTTTTGGCCTTTCCCATTTGCGAGAAGCGATCCAATTTATTTCTATCGATGCAAAGTCGGGTGTAAGTGGTGCCGGGGGCAGGGTAGAAGATGCCGGTTTTAGTTTTAATTCAGTTTATGAGAATTTTCGAGCGTACAAAATCTTATCACATCAACATACACCGGAAATTCAGGAATATGCACAGTTTGGCTTGAAGGCAGATTTACCGGAAATTGTCTTTACACCGCATTTACTTCCTGTCTATCGGGGAATTTTGAGTACAATTGTTGTTTACTTTTCTAAAGAGGTTTCGGAAGAAGAAGTTCACAGAGCTTATTCAAAGCTTATGAACGAAAAATTTGTCCGTTACTATAAAAGACCTGAAGATATTCAGCTTGCAAATATTCAGAATACAAACTATCTTGATTTCTCATTTCAGCTTAAAGGCAAAGTTCTCGTAATCGTTTCAGCCCTTGATAACCTGGTGAAAGGGGCTGCGGGACAGGCCTTGCAAAATATAAACCTGATGCTGGGAATGGATGAAACAAGAGGCCTACTATAA
- a CDS encoding hybrid sensor histidine kinase/response regulator, translated as MDKEQTTIFIVDDVQDNAIVLVTIFEPLGYKTMVAMDGKTALSMIEEYKPDIILLDIMMPDMDGYQVCSKLKSNPVTREIPVIFLSALTDTTNKVKGLEIGGVDYISKPFEEAEVISRVKVHLENSFLQRELKSLNDKKNRFFTIIAKDLKKPLATIMNATKLLEDFVLAKDMKSIQTATNSLSEVTNNAMAFLRNLLEWSRVQTENLHINITKLNMGGILHKSLQPYQKEITNKNLKVINNISREATVYGDRYMINMVFENLISNAIKFSMYDGIIELKESDEGDFLKIQIGDTGIGMNQEERENLFMIDKAIRSKGTAGETGTGLGLILSKEFIEKNGGSISVEKNDPRGTLVTVTLPKKDLSSVLQ; from the coding sequence ATGGATAAAGAACAAACAACTATATTTATTGTCGATGACGTTCAGGATAACGCTATTGTACTTGTCACAATATTTGAGCCCCTTGGCTATAAAACAATGGTAGCGATGGATGGTAAAACGGCCTTAAGTATGATAGAAGAATACAAACCCGATATTATTCTTCTGGATATAATGATGCCGGATATGGATGGTTACCAGGTATGCTCCAAGCTGAAGTCAAACCCTGTAACCAGAGAAATTCCTGTTATCTTTTTAAGTGCTCTGACAGATACTACAAATAAAGTAAAAGGGCTGGAAATTGGAGGAGTTGATTATATTTCTAAGCCATTTGAAGAAGCCGAAGTGATTTCGAGAGTAAAGGTTCATCTTGAAAACAGTTTCTTGCAGAGAGAATTGAAAAGTTTGAATGATAAGAAAAATCGTTTTTTTACGATTATTGCCAAGGACTTAAAAAAGCCACTGGCTACCATCATGAATGCAACCAAGCTTTTAGAAGATTTCGTTCTGGCCAAGGACATGAAATCGATACAGACAGCTACAAATAGCCTGAGTGAAGTAACCAACAATGCAATGGCCTTTTTAAGAAACCTTTTAGAATGGTCAAGAGTTCAAACCGAAAATCTACACATTAATATAACCAAGTTAAATATGGGGGGAATTCTCCATAAGAGTTTGCAACCCTATCAGAAAGAGATTACAAATAAGAATTTAAAAGTTATTAACAATATATCCAGAGAAGCCACTGTATACGGTGATAGATACATGATTAATATGGTGTTTGAAAACTTAATTTCCAATGCGATTAAATTTTCCATGTATGATGGTATCATTGAACTGAAAGAAAGTGACGAAGGGGATTTTTTAAAGATTCAGATAGGTGACACCGGTATCGGAATGAATCAGGAAGAGAGAGAGAATCTTTTTATGATCGATAAGGCGATCCGCTCCAAGGGAACTGCCGGGGAGACCGGAACAGGGCTGGGCTTGATTCTTTCAAAAGAGTTTATAGAGAAAAATGGGGGAAGTATCTCAGTAGAAAAGAATGACCCTCGCGGAACTCTTGTTACGGTCACTCTACCCAAGAAAGATTTGTCTTCTGTTTTACAGTAA
- the recA gene encoding recombinase RecA — protein sequence MKKAKEEKASPKNNEKLQAIENAMGQIEKQFGKGSIMRLGDNVAQRIPAIPTGSLDLDIALGIGGLPRGRIVEIFGPESSGKTTLMLSAVAQAQRKGGIAAFIDAEHALDPSYAKKLGVNIDDLLVSQPDNGEEALEICESLVRSNAIDIIVIDSVAALVPRAEIEGEMGDSHMGLQARLMSQALRKLTGSISKTHTTLVFINQIRMKIGVMFGSPETTTGGNALKFYSSVRLDIRRIETIKEKEESIGNRVRVKVVKNKVAPPFRQAEFDIIFNNGINRESSLIDLAVKNDIMAKAGSWYSYNSERIGQGKESVKTFLLENPEIADKIEKQIRYLYELPVEGEPPAAKEQEEDN from the coding sequence ATGAAAAAGGCCAAGGAAGAGAAAGCCAGCCCTAAAAATAACGAAAAATTACAGGCAATTGAAAACGCCATGGGGCAAATCGAAAAGCAGTTTGGAAAAGGTTCCATCATGAGACTGGGAGATAATGTTGCCCAGAGAATACCCGCTATTCCTACCGGGTCTCTGGATTTAGATATTGCCCTCGGAATCGGAGGTTTACCCAGGGGGAGAATTGTAGAAATTTTCGGACCGGAATCATCCGGAAAGACAACTCTTATGCTTTCTGCAGTTGCCCAGGCCCAGAGAAAGGGAGGGATTGCCGCTTTTATCGATGCTGAACATGCACTGGATCCCTCGTATGCAAAAAAATTGGGTGTAAATATAGATGACCTTCTGGTTTCTCAGCCGGATAATGGAGAAGAAGCTCTCGAAATTTGCGAATCTCTGGTGAGAAGTAATGCCATTGACATAATTGTGATTGACTCGGTAGCTGCTTTAGTTCCGAGGGCGGAAATTGAAGGAGAAATGGGAGATTCCCACATGGGACTTCAGGCCAGACTTATGTCCCAGGCACTTCGTAAACTGACCGGAAGTATTTCTAAAACCCATACGACACTGGTTTTTATCAACCAGATCCGGATGAAAATCGGGGTGATGTTTGGCTCACCGGAAACTACTACCGGTGGGAATGCTCTAAAATTTTATTCCAGTGTTCGACTTGACATTCGTCGTATAGAAACTATTAAAGAGAAAGAAGAGTCTATAGGAAATAGGGTACGGGTGAAAGTTGTTAAAAATAAAGTAGCTCCCCCTTTTCGGCAGGCTGAGTTTGATATAATTTTTAATAATGGTATAAACCGGGAAAGCTCTTTGATTGATCTGGCTGTGAAAAATGATATAATGGCCAAAGCAGGTTCCTGGTATTCGTATAATTCGGAAAGAATCGGTCAGGGAAAGGAATCGGTGAAAACTTTCTTGCTTGAAAATCCGGAAATCGCCGATAAAATTGAAAAACAGATACGTTACCTGTATGAGCTTCCGGTAGAAGGTGAACCACCTGCTGCGAAAGAGCAGGAAGAAGATAATTAA
- a CDS encoding carboxypeptidase regulatory-like domain-containing protein, whose product MTLKPLQFIAGILLIFFIASSCTKKKKKVFLPILALGVAASANQQSFGVVTGRLIGMDSNPISDVQVSLDAKGRVNTAITGSDGTFTLQIPGVSRSEGFTAGFTKEGYAGTSRSVFFELANLRVDLGDITLYTSSEASTIELAKGGTEYKITGRVYDGYDNTPLSAVSISITVSGSSPVTALSDSNGYFSLQSSKLSLGSSYTISVSKTNYISDSSTSVSITSTSNTAGDIILTRSYGSISLSLLDDHTGFSLSGASVSSVDSKNATVNAVESSGVYTMSSNYFLLGKDYTVSISKTGYTSAGPKVAISGTGANSLAQNPYELYISGKITGTLNIADCGSVTVKAKDKDTSEDIKTAGGVDLSQSFSSGSTYSIDNILTEYGNSFQKGKTYTLTFTSTGSPGCETKNVDTAALVAGDNTLNVTLIQKVACTGANGSECLSGKVVNSQDTSLIVAGVNVSVNDQNGTARTAVTDSSGNFTIVGAFENNQAYTLSCSVEGYEDTTSCYSATFSVGNNLSKDLGSISLDPEGIYVKIDGVSYTFNHYTRQTYEKFLTEKWGHTFTSRNSNDLNIASSFYIHADDTSQLSLPNIVVSDKSGCSSYYHRHSNYVLIDGDVAKGALFESLNDSRACQSVIRGKTGGGADPGGGGVVSGGYEPSHSLLFHFYVSATDTIILQTEDSPGAYNAKNLDTKMRLLNSSGTEVVAWTSGGGTPATHAKISQSLTAGWYFVEVKGEATSNYGVFNLKVSSQAKNQTAISSTGTWSTNNLILSFYNHSNRTIYIAGENESGSSGSVVITSIGKYNEYMKGTFTGTLRAVNETGNTVTLTNGFFNIKRKE is encoded by the coding sequence ATGACATTGAAGCCGCTTCAATTTATTGCCGGGATATTGCTTATTTTTTTTATAGCTTCTTCCTGCACGAAAAAAAAGAAAAAAGTGTTTCTTCCTATATTAGCTCTTGGAGTTGCTGCTTCAGCCAATCAGCAAAGTTTCGGGGTCGTGACAGGTCGTTTGATAGGTATGGACTCGAATCCCATTTCTGATGTGCAGGTAAGCCTCGATGCAAAAGGAAGGGTAAATACAGCGATAACAGGTTCAGATGGAACCTTTACACTTCAGATACCGGGTGTAAGTAGAAGCGAAGGTTTTACAGCCGGGTTTACGAAAGAAGGCTATGCCGGAACGAGCCGTTCGGTTTTTTTTGAATTAGCCAACTTAAGAGTCGATTTGGGGGATATTACTCTATATACTTCTTCTGAAGCGAGTACCATAGAGCTGGCAAAAGGAGGCACTGAATATAAAATTACGGGCAGGGTGTATGATGGCTACGATAATACACCTTTAAGTGCGGTCAGCATTTCAATTACTGTAAGTGGTTCGAGTCCGGTAACAGCTCTTTCGGATTCTAATGGTTACTTCAGTCTACAGAGTTCCAAACTCAGTTTAGGAAGTTCTTATACAATTTCAGTGAGTAAAACAAATTATATCTCCGATTCAAGTACCTCGGTAAGTATTACATCTACAAGTAACACGGCGGGTGATATTATTTTGACCCGTTCTTATGGAAGTATTTCTCTTTCTCTTTTAGATGATCACACAGGGTTTTCTTTATCCGGTGCTAGTGTATCTTCAGTAGATTCTAAAAATGCGACAGTAAATGCGGTAGAGAGTTCCGGGGTATATACCATGAGTAGTAATTATTTTTTATTAGGAAAAGACTATACTGTTTCTATCTCGAAAACGGGTTATACTTCAGCCGGCCCTAAAGTGGCTATCTCCGGTACCGGTGCCAATAGCCTGGCTCAAAATCCTTATGAATTGTATATTAGTGGAAAGATTACCGGAACCTTAAATATTGCTGATTGCGGAAGTGTTACGGTGAAAGCGAAAGATAAAGATACTTCAGAGGATATAAAAACTGCCGGTGGAGTGGATTTAAGTCAGTCTTTTAGTTCGGGCAGCACTTATTCTATCGATAATATTCTCACGGAATACGGGAATAGTTTTCAAAAAGGAAAAACGTATACCCTTACTTTTACTAGTACAGGAAGTCCGGGTTGTGAAACGAAAAATGTGGATACAGCTGCTCTTGTAGCCGGAGATAATACGCTGAATGTTACCCTTATCCAGAAAGTCGCCTGCACGGGAGCAAATGGAAGTGAATGTTTGAGCGGAAAGGTGGTGAACTCCCAGGATACGAGCCTGATCGTTGCGGGAGTCAATGTGTCTGTTAATGATCAAAACGGAACAGCAAGAACTGCCGTTACTGATTCTTCCGGTAATTTTACAATTGTCGGAGCTTTTGAAAATAATCAGGCCTATACCCTATCCTGTTCGGTAGAAGGCTATGAAGATACTACTTCCTGTTATTCGGCTACGTTTAGTGTGGGCAATAATTTAAGCAAGGATCTGGGTTCTATTTCTCTGGATCCGGAAGGTATCTACGTCAAGATAGATGGTGTTTCCTATACATTTAATCATTATACGCGACAGACTTATGAGAAGTTTCTAACAGAAAAATGGGGGCATACCTTTACTTCCAGAAACAGTAATGATTTGAATATTGCTTCTTCCTTTTATATTCATGCAGATGATACATCTCAACTAAGCCTTCCGAATATTGTCGTTTCGGATAAATCAGGTTGTAGTTCTTACTACCACAGGCATTCTAATTATGTATTAATCGATGGAGATGTGGCTAAGGGGGCTTTATTTGAGTCCTTAAACGATAGCCGTGCCTGTCAGAGTGTGATTCGAGGAAAAACGGGGGGAGGGGCTGACCCCGGAGGAGGAGGTGTCGTTTCGGGTGGTTATGAACCTTCCCACTCGCTTCTTTTTCATTTTTATGTATCTGCTACCGATACAATAATTTTACAAACTGAAGATAGCCCCGGTGCCTATAACGCAAAAAATTTGGATACGAAGATGCGTCTTTTAAATAGTTCCGGAACGGAAGTGGTAGCCTGGACTTCCGGTGGAGGCACACCCGCCACACATGCAAAGATTTCTCAGAGTTTAACAGCGGGCTGGTATTTTGTGGAAGTAAAAGGAGAAGCCACATCGAACTACGGTGTATTCAACTTGAAGGTAAGCAGTCAGGCAAAGAACCAGACGGCAATCAGTTCTACGGGAACCTGGTCTACGAATAATCTAATCCTATCTTTTTACAATCATAGTAATCGAACGATCTACATTGCCGGTGAAAATGAATCCGGCTCTTCCGGTTCTGTGGTAATCACTTCTATAGGGAAATACAACGAGTATATGAAAGGTACATTTACCGGAACCTTACGGGCTGTGAATGAAACGGGTAATACCGTTACTCTGACAAATGGTTTTTTTAATATTAAGAGGAAGGAGTAA